One window from the genome of Oryctolagus cuniculus chromosome 1, mOryCun1.1, whole genome shotgun sequence encodes:
- the LOC138846079 gene encoding lysine-specific demethylase 4D-like → MNESIFTKERLRREDPLGETLGGRSRTHLGTQSRPLSCLAAMTPESSGPQNPSCHIMTFYPTMEEFMDFNQFIAQMESQGAHRGGLAKVIPPKEWRARQSYDDMDDILIARPLQQKAYGGAGVFTQFHRKRRAMTLRQYRQLATSTKYQTPAHLTFEELEQKYWKTRVYDAPIYGAGISGSLFDENTAHWNLRRLGSPLDLLAQECGVVIEGVNTPYLYFGMWKTTFAWHTEDMDLYSINYLHFGEPKTWYAVPPEHGRRLERLAGQLFPGSSHSCQAFLRHKVALISPSVLRQNGIPFHRVTQQAGEFMVTFPYGYHAGFNHGFNCAEAINFATPRWIEYGKVASQCSCGKARVTFDMDPFVRILQPERYELWQKAQARVGVQKNQNMRKLTTGSRVQATGSRAPGRRRRESRRPRCPRQPLEEGDGSVQSAPVGPVSVQFLCTRGSAGQPVAAGASSSQKPDWVPLEIPGLLSPGPRALTGRRGRGRGSRFQHLEAQQPILQVPTKTLFSGAAHTAPDAEAQSLLEHGVLMVNTAPVTPELQPLSKASGCCCAPDLQPLGPPLDSDHPMHPGPCLLSLDHIPVDLPDTVPLTSPSSTVPRRRFPTDTARDWATLGNVVRMDHSYVSRNLDAASVPDCDPLELETPEGAAPLSPEDIFAMNGCS, encoded by the coding sequence ATGAATGAATCCATCTTTACTAAAGAGAGACTACGTAGAGAAGATCCTCTGGGGGAAACTCTAGGGGGACGATCTAGAACACACCTGGGGACTCAGAGTCGCCCACTTTCCTGTCTTGCAGCCATGACGCCTGAGAGCTCCGGCCCCCAGAACCCCAGCTGCCACATCATGACATTCTACCCAACCATGGAGGAGTTTATGGACTTCAACCAATTTATCGCTCAGATGGAATCTCAGGGTGCACACCGAGGAGGCCTGGCCAAGGTCATCCCACCCAAGGAGTGGAGGGCCAGACAGAGCTACGACGACATGGATGACATCTTGATAGCCCGCCCCCTCCAGCAGAAGGCCTATGGCGGGGCAGGTGTCTTCACTCAGttccacagaaagaggagagccaTGACCCTGAGACAGTATCGCCAGCTGGCCACCAGCACAAAATACCAGACCCCAGCGCACCTGACTTTCGAAGAGTTGGAGCAAAAGTACTGGAAGACCCGTGTCTACGATGCCCCGATCTACGGCGCTGGCATCAGCGGCTCTCTGTTTGATGAAAACACGGCACACTGGAACCTCAGGCGCCTGGGCTCGCCTCTGGACCTGCTGGCGCAGGAGTGCGGCGTCGTCATCGAGGGCGTCAACACGCCCTACCTGTACTTTGGCATGTGGAAGACCACGTTCGCCTGGCACACGGAGGACATGGACCTGTACAGCATCAACTACCTGCACTTCGGGGAGCCCAAGACGTGGTACGCGGTGCCCCCGGAGCACGGGCGGCGCCTGGAGCGCCTGGCTGGGCAGCTGTTCCCGGGCAGTTCCCACAGCTGCCAGGCCTTCCTGCGGCACAAGGTGGCCCTCATCTCGCCCAGCGTCCTGCGGCAGAACGGCATCCCCTTCCACCGCGTCACTCAGCAGGCTGGCGAGTTCATGGTGACCTTTCCTTACGGCTACCACGCGGGGTTCAACCACGGCTTCAACTGCGCCGAAGCCATCAATTTCGCCACCCCGCGCTGGATCGAGTATGGCAAAGTGGCCTCTCAGTGTAGTTGTGGGAAGGCCAGGGTCACCTTTGACATGGACCCCTTCGTTCGTATCCTGCAACCCGAGCGCTACGAGCTGTGGCAGAAGGCGCAAGCCCGCGTGGGTGTGCAGAAGAATCAAAATATGCGGAAGCTGACCACTGGGAGCAGGGTGCAAGCAACAGGGAGTCGCGCGCCAGGCAGAAGGCGCCGCGAGAGCCGTCGGCCTCGATGCCCTAGACAGCCTCTGGAGGAAGGTGATGGGAGTGTCCAGTCTGCCCCCGTGGGTCCTGTTTCGGTGCAATTCTTGTGTACTAGAGGCTCTGCTGGCCAGCCTGTTGCTGCTGGTGCTAGCAGCTCACAGAAGCCTGATTGGGTACCATTGGAGATCCCCGGTCTACTCAGCCCAGGTCCTCGTGCCTTAACTGGTAgacgtggtcgtggtcgtgggaGTCGTTTTCAGCACTTGGAGGCTCAACAGCCTATCCTGCAGGTTCCAACCAAGACGCTGTTCTCGGGTGCTGCACACACAGCTCCTGATGCAgaggcccagtccctgctggaGCATGGGGTTTTGATGGTCAACACAGCTCCCGTGACCCCTGAGCTCCAGCCTCTTTCCAAGGCTTCTGGCTGTTGCTGTGCCCCCGATCTTCAGCCCTTGGGGCCCCCATTGGATTCCGACCATCCAATGCACCCTGGCCCTTGCCTGCTCTCCTTGGACCACATTCCAGTGGATCTCCCTGACACCGTGCCGCTGACATCACCCAGTAGTACCGTACCTCGGAGAAGGTTTCCCACAGACACTGCTAGGGACTGGGCTACTCTTGGCAATGTTGTGAGGATGGATCACTCTTATGTCTCTAGGAATCTGGATGCAGCCAGTGTCCCTGACTGTGATCCCCTGGAACTAGAAACACCAGAGGGAGCAGCACCCTTGAGTCCTGAAGATATTTTTGCCATGAATGGATGCTCTTAA